Proteins encoded by one window of Porphyrobacter sp. YT40:
- a CDS encoding RES family NAD+ phosphorylase, translating to MSVSVWRIATDTKNYEADDLSGKGAEITGGRWNDKGTPLVYTSTNRSLAALETIVHLNSGGLPLNRYLVEIVILDDVWNAAEGIDHTTAPVGWDAEPASRTSSDYGTRWARAATSLLLRVPSVIVPEESNVLINPCHPDIAAIKARKVRKWIYDARIVRSM from the coding sequence GTGAGTGTATCGGTCTGGCGCATTGCGACCGATACGAAGAACTATGAAGCGGACGATCTCAGCGGCAAGGGGGCGGAAATCACCGGCGGTCGCTGGAACGACAAGGGGACGCCGCTGGTCTACACCTCGACGAACCGGTCGCTCGCCGCGCTTGAGACCATCGTGCACCTCAACTCGGGCGGCCTGCCGCTCAACCGCTATCTCGTCGAGATCGTCATCCTGGATGATGTCTGGAACGCGGCGGAAGGGATCGATCACACTACCGCGCCGGTGGGGTGGGACGCCGAACCGGCGAGCCGCACATCATCGGATTATGGCACCCGCTGGGCCAGAGCAGCGACCAGCCTGCTGCTGCGCGTCCCCTCGGTGATCGTGCCGGAGGAAAGCAATGTGCTGATCAACCCGTGCCATCCCGACATCGCGGCGATCAAGGCCCGCAAGGTGCGCAAGTGGATCTATGATGCAAGGATCGTGCGGAGCATGTGA
- a CDS encoding aromatic amino acid transaminase codes for MLDRLSPQAPDALLALIRLHAADPREDKIDLGVGVYRTEDGDTPVFAAIKAAEQALVESQSSKSYLGPEGDMGFVNALMPYIFGAGDPTMSGRISGMQTPGGTGAVRLALALAQKAGVSRVHMGVPSWPNHAQILADLGMELVPFDHANPDGTANLDAVLAAINGAADDEAVLLHACCHNPTGIDYTADQWAAIAEAFAASGTFPIIDSAYQGLGHGMEEDAAGMRAVLAAVPEAFVAYSCDKNFGQYRDRVGAFYVMARESSALDTAFSNANALARAAWSMPPDHGGAAVRLILRDPDMTAQWQDELDTMRARMRDVRDALAAAGTAGRIDLTPLGTQNGLFSMLPITKDEVATLREEHGIYMAASGRINIAGLTQANLPKFIAALGAVAV; via the coding sequence ATGCTTGACCGACTCAGCCCCCAGGCGCCCGATGCGCTGCTCGCCCTGATCCGTCTCCACGCCGCCGACCCGCGCGAGGACAAGATCGACCTCGGCGTCGGCGTCTACCGCACAGAGGATGGCGACACTCCGGTGTTCGCCGCCATCAAGGCGGCCGAGCAGGCGCTGGTCGAGAGCCAGAGTTCCAAGTCCTATCTCGGGCCCGAAGGCGACATGGGCTTCGTCAACGCGCTGATGCCCTACATCTTCGGCGCGGGCGATCCGACCATGAGCGGGCGCATTTCGGGGATGCAGACGCCGGGCGGCACCGGCGCGGTGCGTCTCGCGCTGGCGCTGGCGCAGAAGGCGGGCGTCAGCCGCGTCCACATGGGCGTGCCGAGCTGGCCCAACCACGCGCAGATCCTCGCCGATCTCGGCATGGAGCTGGTGCCTTTCGATCACGCAAACCCCGATGGCACCGCCAATCTGGATGCCGTGCTCGCCGCGATCAACGGCGCGGCCGATGACGAAGCCGTGCTGCTCCACGCCTGCTGCCACAACCCCACCGGGATCGACTACACCGCCGACCAGTGGGCCGCGATCGCCGAGGCCTTTGCCGCCAGCGGCACCTTCCCCATCATCGATTCGGCCTATCAGGGCCTCGGCCACGGGATGGAGGAAGACGCCGCGGGGATGCGCGCCGTGCTCGCCGCCGTGCCCGAAGCCTTCGTCGCCTATTCCTGCGACAAGAACTTCGGTCAGTATCGCGACCGTGTCGGCGCGTTCTACGTCATGGCGCGGGAGAGCAGCGCGCTCGATACCGCCTTTTCCAACGCCAATGCGCTCGCTCGCGCGGCATGGTCGATGCCGCCCGATCACGGCGGCGCGGCGGTGCGGCTCATCCTGCGCGACCCCGACATGACCGCGCAGTGGCAGGACGAGCTCGACACGATGCGCGCGCGGATGCGCGATGTGCGCGATGCGCTGGCCGCAGCGGGCACCGCTGGCCGGATCGACCTGACCCCGCTCGGCACGCAGAACGGGTTGTTCTCGATGCTCCCCATCACCAAGGACGAGGTCGCGACCTTGCGCGAAGAGCACGGGATCTACATGGCCGCCTCAGGCCGGATCAACATCGCCGGGCTTACGCAGGCCAACCTGCCCAAGTTCATCGCCGCGCTGGGCGCGGTCGCGGTCTGA
- the mobF gene encoding MobF family relaxase encodes MMSLGPVASAGAAEYYASDNYYSLENGTDQSLWQGSGAQALGLEGKVETATFERILEGKLPDGSEINASRGEHRAGLDLTFSAPKSVSLVALVGKDHRVVEAFRASVAQTLVWAEKNLAQARVWRDGRQVTENTGNLVVATFTHDVSRQFDPQLHVHAVVAGATLASDGKWHALKNDAIYQHQRTLGAVHNAYLREGLEKLGYELVPGNNPVLGEFEISGISRTQIEAFSERRAQILAALDKDGRSSPKEREIAALATRRDKEPAMDREERGKVWAEKAAKVGLNLQPIIAAAMERSVRGETFWSRMVEGVRGIHAKGLEVAAAMGLTPRSGDALVPERKGALSPQAFAAAHAVASAVRDLGENEAGFNRLDLVRAALERRGPINADVVEARIAQLQDKGLLLGNERMVTPASMLALEQRAAHEIAAGRGAVGAFADRPTAALRVQQAAADLGMRPLNTGQLRAAVDVLATNDRVHLVQGGAGTGKSAALVPVAALLREEGKQVHALAIATRTARDFGQKLGVEGKSVAAFLARHRPVLDGTASPEQAANTARELRGAWIMVDETSLVGTAQFEKLVRLANLTGAERLIMIGDTKQLQAIAAGKPFEQAQERGTPTSPVTENLRAASPQMKAVAAALGREDLPGAFAALKDRTLELPRLEGVETAAAIWVSRAPEEREQTLLLTLSRAMRSALNTAVQEQRADKGELGKQAHVQTVLDRVTITKEGARQMRAYREGHIVTFNSNLRAQNIARGERGRVVGHDGERVRLELQDGRVQTFTPGRLPHNLQHDAVSVFAEKRLALHAGDPIRWTTNDHARGLANSDMAKVESVGKHGITFSTKDGEAINLKHGDPMLERLDLAYAVNAHIAQGMTAKDGIMVLSESERLLNSTRSFLVAAARFTGDAILIVDDAHKIERDVARNPGDKTSAIEVARGQAVENEPDKRGPIMTDELRRLGAALGPEFVWAVLTNKERELTLEKGLDRSEPGRGSGGREPDRERDMERGR; translated from the coding sequence ATGATGTCGCTCGGCCCCGTCGCATCCGCCGGTGCGGCCGAATACTACGCCTCGGACAACTACTATTCGCTGGAGAATGGCACCGATCAGAGCCTTTGGCAGGGCAGCGGCGCGCAGGCGCTGGGTCTTGAGGGCAAGGTCGAAACCGCCACCTTCGAGCGCATTCTGGAAGGCAAGTTACCCGACGGCAGCGAAATCAATGCCAGTCGCGGCGAACACCGCGCCGGCCTCGATCTGACCTTCAGCGCACCAAAATCCGTCAGCCTGGTCGCGCTCGTCGGCAAGGATCACCGGGTGGTGGAAGCGTTTAGGGCATCCGTCGCCCAGACGCTCGTGTGGGCGGAAAAGAACCTCGCGCAGGCCCGCGTCTGGCGGGACGGCCGGCAGGTGACCGAAAACACCGGCAACCTTGTAGTCGCGACCTTCACCCATGACGTCAGCCGCCAGTTCGACCCGCAACTGCACGTCCACGCGGTGGTGGCCGGTGCAACGCTGGCCAGCGACGGCAAGTGGCATGCGCTCAAGAATGACGCGATCTATCAGCATCAGCGCACTCTCGGGGCCGTGCACAACGCCTATCTGCGCGAGGGCCTGGAGAAACTCGGCTACGAACTCGTGCCGGGCAACAACCCCGTGCTGGGAGAGTTCGAGATCTCAGGCATCTCGCGCACCCAGATCGAGGCCTTCTCCGAGCGGCGCGCGCAGATCCTCGCCGCGCTGGACAAGGATGGTCGCTCCTCCCCGAAAGAACGGGAGATCGCCGCCCTGGCGACGCGGCGGGACAAGGAACCCGCGATGGATCGTGAAGAGCGCGGAAAGGTGTGGGCGGAGAAGGCGGCGAAGGTGGGGCTCAATCTGCAGCCGATCATTGCGGCGGCGATGGAGCGGTCGGTGCGCGGAGAAACGTTCTGGTCGCGGATGGTTGAGGGGGTTCGCGGCATCCATGCAAAAGGGCTGGAGGTGGCCGCGGCAATGGGACTGACCCCGCGCTCCGGGGATGCGCTGGTGCCGGAACGCAAGGGGGCCCTCAGTCCGCAGGCCTTCGCGGCGGCCCACGCCGTGGCCTCTGCCGTCCGCGATCTCGGCGAGAACGAAGCCGGGTTCAACCGCCTCGATCTTGTGCGCGCGGCTCTCGAACGTCGCGGTCCGATCAATGCCGATGTCGTGGAGGCGCGTATCGCGCAATTGCAGGACAAGGGCCTGCTGCTCGGCAATGAGCGGATGGTGACGCCTGCCAGCATGTTGGCGCTGGAGCAACGGGCCGCGCATGAGATCGCGGCAGGTCGTGGAGCGGTTGGAGCATTCGCCGACCGCCCCACGGCAGCGTTGCGGGTTCAGCAAGCGGCGGCTGACCTCGGCATGCGACCGCTCAACACGGGCCAGCTGCGCGCCGCTGTTGACGTTCTGGCGACCAATGACCGGGTGCATCTGGTGCAAGGAGGGGCTGGCACAGGCAAATCAGCGGCGCTGGTGCCGGTCGCGGCGCTCCTGCGCGAAGAGGGCAAACAGGTGCATGCGCTGGCCATCGCCACCCGCACCGCGCGTGATTTCGGCCAAAAGCTTGGCGTCGAAGGCAAATCGGTCGCCGCCTTCCTCGCGCGGCACCGTCCGGTGCTGGATGGCACCGCCAGTCCGGAGCAAGCCGCGAACACGGCAAGGGAGCTGCGCGGCGCTTGGATCATGGTCGACGAAACCTCACTGGTAGGCACTGCGCAATTCGAAAAGCTGGTCCGCCTCGCCAATCTCACGGGGGCCGAACGTCTGATTATGATCGGCGACACGAAGCAATTGCAAGCCATTGCCGCTGGCAAGCCCTTCGAACAGGCGCAGGAGCGCGGCACGCCGACCTCGCCCGTTACCGAGAACCTTCGCGCTGCCTCGCCACAGATGAAGGCGGTTGCTGCGGCGCTCGGACGCGAGGATCTGCCCGGCGCCTTCGCCGCCCTCAAGGATCGCACACTCGAACTACCTCGCCTCGAAGGTGTTGAAACTGCTGCGGCGATTTGGGTCAGCCGGGCACCGGAGGAGCGCGAGCAGACGCTGCTTCTCACCTTGAGCCGCGCCATGCGCAGCGCGCTCAACACCGCAGTGCAGGAACAGCGCGCCGACAAGGGCGAGCTCGGCAAGCAGGCGCATGTCCAGACTGTCCTCGATCGGGTGACGATTACCAAGGAAGGCGCCCGCCAGATGCGGGCCTATCGTGAGGGGCATATCGTCACCTTCAACAGCAACCTGCGCGCCCAGAATATCGCGCGCGGCGAGCGCGGCCGCGTGGTGGGCCATGATGGCGAGCGGGTCAGGCTCGAGTTGCAGGATGGCCGGGTGCAGACTTTCACTCCGGGTCGCCTCCCCCATAACCTCCAGCACGATGCCGTGTCGGTCTTCGCCGAGAAGCGCCTTGCGCTGCACGCGGGCGATCCGATCCGCTGGACTACCAATGATCATGCGCGCGGCCTCGCCAACAGTGATATGGCCAAGGTCGAAAGCGTCGGCAAACACGGCATTACCTTCTCCACCAAGGATGGCGAAGCGATCAACCTCAAGCACGGCGACCCAATGCTGGAGCGGCTTGACCTGGCCTACGCGGTCAATGCCCACATTGCGCAGGGCATGACCGCGAAGGACGGCATCATGGTGCTGAGCGAGAGCGAGCGGTTGCTAAACAGTACGCGCTCATTCCTCGTCGCAGCGGCGCGGTTCACGGGCGACGCCATCCTGATCGTCGATGATGCGCATAAGATCGAGCGCGATGTGGCGCGCAACCCCGGTGACAAGACCAGCGCTATTGAAGTTGCGCGCGGGCAAGCGGTTGAGAACGAACCGGATAAGCGCGGGCCCATCATGACGGACGAGTTACGGCGACTTGGTGCTGCGCTCGGGCCCGAATTTGTTTGGGCGGTTCTGACCAACAAGGAGCGCGAACTCACGCTGGAAAAAGGTCTGGACCGCAGCGAACCCGGGCGCGGATCGGGTGGGCGCGAACCGGACCGCGAGCGCGATATGGAGCGGGGCCGGTGA
- a CDS encoding GNAT family N-acetyltransferase — MLDRQPVLEDEHIRLRPLRASDWDALFAVASDPLIWQQHPAHDRWQEPVFRAFFDDALAGGGALIAIDCASDAVIGSSRFQGLDEAGGGSVEIGWTFLARSHWGGTYNHAMKRLMLAHALASVAEVRFLVGESNLRSRRALETIGAKLTDRREERIMAGGRIVAHLTYVITRDSFAAGPLA, encoded by the coding sequence ATGCTCGATCGCCAGCCCGTGCTGGAGGACGAGCATATCCGCCTGCGTCCGCTGCGCGCGAGCGATTGGGACGCGCTCTTCGCGGTCGCCTCCGATCCGCTGATCTGGCAGCAGCACCCGGCGCATGACCGCTGGCAGGAGCCGGTGTTCCGCGCTTTCTTCGACGATGCGCTGGCAGGCGGCGGCGCGCTGATCGCCATCGACTGCGCGAGCGATGCGGTGATCGGCTCGTCCCGCTTTCAGGGGCTCGATGAGGCGGGCGGCGGATCGGTCGAGATCGGCTGGACCTTCCTTGCGCGCTCGCACTGGGGTGGCACCTACAATCACGCGATGAAGCGCCTGATGCTCGCCCATGCGCTCGCCAGCGTGGCCGAGGTGCGGTTTCTGGTGGGGGAAAGCAACCTGCGCTCGCGCCGCGCGCTCGAAACGATCGGCGCAAAGCTGACCGACCGGCGGGAGGAGCGGATCATGGCGGGCGGCAGGATCGTCGCGCACCTCACCTATGTCATCACCCGCGACAGCTTCGCCGCAGGGCCGCTGGCCTAG
- the bchO gene encoding alpha/beta fold hydrolase BchO, which translates to MSGLDWHREGLIWPHREASDFISLGSKRWHVQRMGPEKDKDAPPLLLLHGTGASVHSWRGLMPLLAESNTVIAPDLPRHAFTTGHDAYAMTLPAMAREIAALLRELDVQPVAIIGHSAGAAIALQLALDHAYRGPIIGLSAALRPFPGAMAQIFPAIAKTLFVNPLVPRIFTGSIDLVGGAERFLWRSTHSRIDKAGIACYAKLLKHPGHAGGALAMMANWDLPGLRARMDTVANPVLLLHGTNDPAIPLDWAKDAASWLPNARLEPLSGLGHLAHEEAPGEAAARIAAFLAEAG; encoded by the coding sequence ATGAGCGGGCTCGACTGGCACCGCGAAGGCCTGATCTGGCCGCACCGCGAGGCGAGCGACTTCATCAGCCTCGGCAGCAAGCGCTGGCACGTGCAGCGGATGGGCCCGGAAAAGGACAAGGACGCGCCGCCGCTGCTGCTGCTCCACGGCACCGGGGCCTCGGTCCATTCCTGGCGCGGGCTGATGCCGCTGCTGGCGGAGAGCAACACTGTCATCGCCCCCGATCTGCCGCGCCACGCCTTCACCACCGGGCACGACGCCTACGCCATGACCCTGCCCGCGATGGCGCGCGAGATCGCCGCGCTGCTGCGGGAACTGGACGTTCAGCCCGTGGCGATCATCGGTCATTCGGCGGGCGCGGCCATCGCGCTGCAACTGGCGCTGGATCACGCCTATCGCGGCCCAATCATCGGCCTCAGCGCAGCGCTGCGTCCCTTCCCCGGCGCAATGGCGCAGATCTTCCCGGCGATCGCCAAGACGCTGTTCGTCAACCCGCTGGTGCCGCGCATCTTCACCGGTAGCATCGATCTGGTCGGCGGAGCAGAGCGGTTCCTGTGGCGATCGACCCATTCGCGGATCGATAAGGCGGGGATCGCCTGTTATGCCAAGCTGCTCAAGCACCCCGGCCATGCCGGCGGTGCGCTGGCGATGATGGCGAACTGGGATCTGCCGGGCCTGCGGGCGCGGATGGACACGGTCGCCAATCCGGTTCTGCTGCTCCACGGCACGAACGATCCCGCGATCCCGCTCGACTGGGCGAAGGATGCCGCCAGCTGGCTCCCCAATGCGCGGCTGGAACCGCTTTCGGGCCTCGGCCATTTGGCCCATGAGGAAGCCCCCGGCGAGGCTGCCGCACGGATTGCGGCCTTCCTCGCCGAGGCAGGATAG
- a CDS encoding DUF1134 domain-containing protein, with product MTARFSHMGRRLAALALPVLAGMALTAPAAAQDLQTFDPDVVYDQQSGAAPSGGIDADLAGPQPASPVAPQPTQPVEPSVDSTFEDYAPAPADAAAPLPADTAPVTPAATTQGATYAEDDLIGAAEGVFGKGAEGLAKLIQDLLKDQGEPNGYIVGREAGGAFIFGARYGSGTLHHKIEGQQQVYWTGPSVGFDAGANAANTFVLVYNLHDTEDLFKRFPAGEGQAYFVGGLNASYMRRGDVVLIPIRVGAGLRLGVNAGYMKFSKEQRWLPF from the coding sequence ATGACCGCACGCTTCTCCCACATGGGTCGCCGCCTCGCAGCGCTCGCGCTGCCGGTGCTGGCCGGAATGGCGCTGACGGCGCCTGCCGCCGCGCAGGATCTCCAGACCTTCGATCCCGATGTGGTGTACGACCAGCAGAGCGGGGCTGCACCAAGTGGCGGGATCGACGCCGATCTGGCCGGGCCGCAGCCTGCTTCGCCCGTCGCTCCGCAGCCAACCCAGCCGGTCGAGCCGTCCGTTGACAGCACTTTCGAGGACTATGCCCCCGCGCCTGCCGATGCCGCCGCACCGCTGCCGGCCGACACCGCGCCCGTGACCCCTGCCGCCACCACGCAGGGCGCGACCTATGCGGAAGACGATCTGATCGGCGCGGCCGAGGGCGTGTTCGGCAAGGGCGCGGAAGGTCTCGCCAAATTGATCCAGGACCTGCTCAAGGATCAGGGCGAGCCCAATGGCTACATCGTCGGACGCGAGGCGGGCGGCGCCTTCATCTTCGGCGCGCGCTATGGCTCGGGCACGCTGCACCACAAGATCGAGGGGCAGCAGCAGGTCTACTGGACCGGGCCCTCGGTCGGCTTCGATGCCGGGGCAAATGCCGCGAATACCTTCGTACTGGTTTACAACCTCCACGACACCGAGGACCTGTTCAAGCGCTTCCCGGCGGGTGAGGGGCAGGCCTATTTTGTCGGCGGGCTCAATGCCAGCTACATGCGCCGGGGCGATGTCGTGCTGATCCCGATCCGGGTCGGCGCAGGGCTGCGGCTCGGGGTGAATGCGGGCTACATGAAGTTTTCGAAGGAACAGCGCTGGCTGCCTTTCTGA
- a CDS encoding site-specific integrase, whose protein sequence is MGNLTANMLRGSLEPGRHHDGDGLFLNVTPTGARSWICRVQKNGRRRDIGLGSAKKVSLAQARQRSAEVRAQVEAGIDPVLQRKKSEGIPTFREAAAKVFNENNKSWKNKKHRSQWLTSLQTYAFPKIGDIAVSDIESSHVRDVLIAIWLEKNETARRVRQRIGMVIDWAIAKNYRAHPLPMNAINKSLPKVRNRQNHLAALHYSKVAAFVGKLRERESIGRLAFEFLILTAARSGEVRGALWSEIDLTERTWTIPAERMKADVEHIVPLSDAALDVLKRARVHKEDGNDLVFPGTRHGKPMSDMTLTKICRDAEIDAVPHGFRSSFRDWVSEETDFDRDVAEMALAHTIANPVEAAYRRGKLLQKRRKLMNLWADYCAATRT, encoded by the coding sequence ATGGGCAATCTCACCGCCAACATGCTCCGGGGATCGCTTGAGCCTGGACGCCATCACGATGGCGATGGGCTGTTCCTGAATGTCACCCCGACCGGTGCCCGTTCATGGATCTGCCGGGTTCAGAAAAATGGCCGTCGCAGGGATATCGGACTCGGCAGCGCGAAGAAAGTGAGTCTCGCACAGGCCCGGCAGCGGTCAGCCGAAGTCCGCGCGCAGGTTGAGGCAGGAATTGACCCCGTGCTTCAGCGCAAGAAGTCCGAGGGAATCCCGACCTTCCGGGAGGCGGCGGCCAAGGTCTTCAACGAGAACAACAAGAGCTGGAAAAACAAGAAGCACCGCAGCCAGTGGCTGACCTCGCTTCAGACCTACGCTTTTCCGAAGATTGGCGACATTGCGGTGAGCGACATCGAGAGTTCGCACGTCCGCGATGTGCTGATCGCCATATGGCTCGAAAAGAACGAGACCGCGCGACGTGTGCGCCAGCGGATCGGGATGGTGATCGATTGGGCGATCGCGAAGAACTATCGCGCGCACCCCTTGCCGATGAATGCGATCAACAAGTCGCTTCCCAAAGTGCGCAATCGCCAGAATCACCTCGCGGCCTTGCACTATTCCAAGGTCGCAGCTTTCGTCGGGAAACTCCGCGAACGGGAGAGCATCGGGCGCCTGGCGTTCGAGTTCCTGATCCTCACAGCGGCCCGATCCGGCGAAGTGCGCGGAGCGCTCTGGTCAGAGATCGATCTCACGGAGCGCACGTGGACGATTCCCGCCGAGCGCATGAAAGCCGACGTGGAACACATCGTACCCTTGTCCGACGCCGCGCTGGATGTGTTGAAGCGGGCGCGAGTTCACAAGGAAGATGGCAATGACCTTGTGTTTCCAGGCACCCGCCATGGCAAACCAATGTCTGACATGACCCTGACGAAGATCTGCCGCGACGCCGAGATCGATGCTGTCCCGCATGGTTTCCGCAGCAGCTTTCGTGACTGGGTATCGGAAGAGACCGATTTTGACCGCGATGTTGCCGAGATGGCTTTGGCGCACACAATAGCGAACCCGGTTGAAGCGGCTTATCGGCGCGGAAAACTCTTGCAAAAGCGGCGCAAGTTGATGAATCTTTGGGCTGATTATTGCGCTGCAACGAGGACCTGA
- a CDS encoding antitoxin Xre/MbcA/ParS toxin-binding domain-containing protein produces the protein MATSAIYSGNVRTARGSKLATPKTGGGYRELFAASPQARIAMIRQGVPAIEAKRLVQALGVEQKVFYQALGLKTATVNRKITQSEQLASDESERLLGVARLIGQVEAIVAESGDPKGFDAPEWLSRWLREPLPALGGTPPMALLDTMEGQAMVAEALSRIQSGAYA, from the coding sequence ATGGCTACATCTGCGATCTACAGCGGCAACGTCAGAACAGCGCGCGGCAGCAAGCTTGCAACGCCCAAGACAGGCGGCGGGTATCGCGAGCTCTTCGCCGCCTCACCCCAAGCGCGGATTGCAATGATCCGGCAGGGCGTCCCCGCCATCGAGGCCAAGCGGCTGGTGCAGGCGCTCGGGGTCGAGCAGAAGGTGTTCTATCAGGCACTCGGGCTGAAGACCGCCACCGTGAACCGCAAGATCACCCAGAGCGAGCAGCTCGCCAGTGATGAAAGCGAGCGCCTGCTTGGCGTGGCGCGGTTGATTGGGCAGGTCGAGGCGATCGTCGCCGAGTCTGGCGATCCCAAGGGCTTCGATGCACCCGAATGGCTGTCGCGCTGGCTGCGTGAGCCGTTGCCCGCGCTTGGCGGCACCCCGCCGATGGCTCTGCTTGATACAATGGAAGGTCAGGCCATGGTCGCCGAGGCGCTATCCCGCATCCAGAGCGGAGCCTATGCGTGA
- a CDS encoding type II toxin-antitoxin system prevent-host-death family antitoxin: MAQFSVHDAKTNLSRLIAEALAGGEVVIARGNVPAVRLVPVNPRGKRRFGALKGKITVDTRFDEPLPDDELEGWGLA, from the coding sequence ATGGCCCAGTTCTCTGTTCACGACGCCAAGACCAACCTCTCTCGCCTCATCGCGGAAGCCTTGGCGGGCGGTGAGGTCGTGATCGCGCGCGGCAATGTGCCCGCCGTGCGCTTGGTGCCGGTCAATCCGCGCGGCAAACGCCGCTTCGGCGCGCTCAAGGGCAAGATCACGGTCGACACCCGGTTCGATGAGCCGCTGCCTGACGATGAGCTTGAAGGGTGGGGTCTCGCTTGA
- a CDS encoding helix-turn-helix domain-containing protein: MEREETSTLMTTDDLVRHLRMSRVTIWRKRAAGDFPKPCALGGGQLRWKRRDIDEWINGLPVSDPVCPIPPPPPAQRPRDFGRLL, encoded by the coding sequence ATGGAACGCGAGGAAACGAGCACTCTGATGACCACGGACGACCTCGTCCGGCACCTGCGCATGAGCAGGGTCACGATCTGGCGCAAACGGGCGGCGGGGGACTTCCCCAAGCCCTGCGCGCTCGGCGGCGGCCAGCTGCGCTGGAAACGGCGCGACATTGACGAATGGATCAACGGGCTCCCGGTCAGTGATCCGGTGTGTCCGATCCCGCCGCCGCCGCCAGCACAGCGTCCGCGCGATTTCGGGAGGCTTCTGTGA
- a CDS encoding type II toxin-antitoxin system VapC family toxin, which yields MRLLLDTHTLIWWLAGDEALSRRARDAIADEANEIIVSAASAMEIATKFRIGKLPGAAVLAQNFEVIIAEQGFGELPISVHHARLAGEMNIAHKDPFDRFLIAQAQAEDMVLVSNEALFDGFAIKRLW from the coding sequence TTGAGGCTTCTGCTCGATACCCACACGCTGATCTGGTGGTTGGCGGGTGACGAAGCCCTCAGCCGCCGCGCTCGCGATGCCATCGCCGATGAGGCCAACGAGATCATCGTCAGCGCTGCCTCGGCGATGGAGATCGCCACCAAATTCCGGATCGGCAAACTGCCCGGCGCGGCTGTGCTGGCGCAGAATTTCGAAGTGATCATCGCCGAGCAAGGCTTCGGCGAACTGCCGATCAGCGTCCACCATGCTAGGCTCGCGGGTGAGATGAACATCGCCCACAAGGATCCGTTCGACCGCTTCCTGATCGCACAGGCACAGGCCGAAGATATGGTGTTGGTATCGAATGAGGCGCTGTTCGACGGGTTCGCGATCAAGCGTCTGTGGTGA